The DNA sequence AAAGACCGATGAGAAACCAAAGACCAAACCGGGCAAGCTGACGCTGGTGGAGGCCATTGTTACGCCTGGTTCGGTATTGGTGGGAACAACTGCCACCGGTGTCGATTTGCGCAAGCGTTTCAGCGTGAATGTGCTCGCTGTGGCCCGGCAGGGCCATCGGCTGCGACAACGGATTGGCAAAATCCGCTTTGTGGCGGGTGATATTTTGTTGCTCCAGGCCCACGAGGAAAACCTGTCGGCATCGCTTGCCAGTCTGGGTTGTCTGCCGCTGGCCTCCCGGGGGCTGGAGATGGCCCGGCCGCGCAAGGTATTTCTGGCCATTGCAATTTTTGCCCTGTCGTTGGTGGTGATAGCCCTGAATCTGGTATCTGCCGCCACTGCGCTGGTGGGTGGTGCATTGGTGATGGTGCTGGTGAATCTGGTGCCGCCGGGTGAAATCTACAAAAGTATCGATATGCCGGTGATTGTGTTGCTGGCAGCCATGCTGCCGGTTGGTAATGCACTGGAAACGACCGGTGGCTCCCAATTGATTGCCGACGGACTATTGAATATTGCCGGCGCTGTGCCGCCGATGGCGACCCTGGCGATACTGATGACAGCGGTCATGCTGCTGTCCAATGTGGTCAACAATGCCGCCGCTGCGATTCTGGCTGCACCAGTAGCGATCAACCTTGCTCAGGGTATGCAGGTCTCGGCGGATCCCTTGCTGATGGCAGTGGCGATTGGTGCCTCCAGTGCCTTCCTGACACCTATCGGACATCAATCCAATACCCTGGTGATGGAGCCGGGTGGTTACCAGTTCAGTGACTATTGGCGAATGGGTCTGCCCTTATCCATACTGATTGTTGCCTGTGCCACGCCCATGATCCTCTGGGTCTGGCCACTGTAAAACAAGGACAGGAATATCATGGCGCTTACCGAGATTATTTCCCTGGCGGGATACGCCATCGAAGCTGCCGGTGTGTTAGTGGTGATGATCGGCTCTGTTCTCTCCACTATCAATTTCCTGCGGGGTTATCGACATCAGTCGGAGGGCATTGCTTACCGGGTGTATCGCAGGCAGCTGGGACGCTCGATAATCCTGGGGCTGGAGTTCCTGATTGCCGGGGACATTATCCGCACAGTGATTGTAGAGACGTCGCTGGAGAATGTCGCCGTACTTGGCCTGATTATTCTGATCCGAACCTTCCTCAGTCTGACCCTGCACCTTGAAATAGAGGGTCGGTGGCCCTGGCAGCCGGAGGACAAGGGGTCGGCAAAATAGGTCGATTAAACAAAATCTTGTTGAGTCATTGAGCGTTCGGATGGTTGGTTAAAAAAACCTGTCAGGAGGAACAGCTCACGCTCAGCTGTTGGCTCCAGGCCGGCGGGTGCCTGGCGTATTCCTCGCAGTCAGGGTGTTCATCAAAAGGCGTTTGTAGCAGCTTGAGCAATCGGTCAATTTCACGATAATCCCCATCATCTTCAGCCTTGCGAATGGCGATTTCTGCCATGTAGTTGCGCAGAACATACTTTGGATTGGTTTTCAACATGGCCTGACGGCGTTCCGCTGCTGAGTGCTGCTCAGATTCCCGGAGGAGTCGCTGGCGATAGCGTTTTGCCCAGCCATCAAAAGCTGCCGGATCCAGAAACAGGTCACGGAGCGGGTCATTGGCCCTTTTTTCCTGAAAGGCGCAGAGCTTGCGAAAGAAGATAGTGTAGTCAACATTGTTGGCGGTCATGGCCGTCAGCAGATCGTCGATGAGTGACTGATCGTCCTTCTCTGCCGTGACCAGACCGAGCTTCTGCCGGTGCAGTTGAAGCAGGTTGTCAAAAAACAGCGGCTCGTACTCCTCCAGTACCTCGGTCAACGCTTCCACGCTGAGCAGGCTGGTCAGTGCATTGGCCAGGGCATTGCAGTTCCACAGGCCGATAATGGGCTGGCGTTTGAAGGCATAGCGCCCCCCATGATCGGAATGATTGCAGATAAACTCCGGGTTGTAGCCGTCGAGAAAGCCGAACGGGCCGTAATCGAGAGTGTCGCCAATAATCGACATATTGTCGGTGTTCATCACGCCGTGGGCAAAGCCCACTGCCTGCCACTGGGCAATCAGCCGTGCCGTACTGTGAACAGCATGCCGGAACATACCCAGATAGCAGTCATTACAGCCAGCCAGTTCAGGCAGATGTTGTTCGATCACATGGTCAGCCAGGATCTGAACTTGTTCGGTTTCACCCCGGTGATGAAAATATTCAAAGGAGCCGAAGCGGACATGGCTGCGGGCCAGTCGAATCAGCATGGCGGCCTGCTCGGTGGTTTCCCGGTAGACCGGTTCGTTGCTGGCGGCGATGCTCAGTGCCCGGGTGGTGGCAATGCCCAGCCCGTGCAGGGTTTCACTGCACAGGTATTCACGGATGGAGGAGCGCAGTACGGCGCGACCATCACCGAAGCGGGAGTATGGCGTTTGTCCGGCCCCCTTGAGGTGGACGTCCCATTTGCCCCGTGGTCCATCCACTTCACCCAGTAACAGTCCGCGCCCGTCGCCCAATCGGGGTACGTAGGAACCGAACTGGTGACCGCTGTAGACCATCGCCCGGGGGGCACTGCCCGGCAGGGTGATATTGCCGCTACACCACCGCAAAAACCAGTCCTGTTGCAATTCTGCCGTATCGATACCCAGCAGTTCGGCAGCATCCTCGTTGACGCTGACCAGCCAGGGGTTTTCAATGCCACTGGGTGTAACCGGGGTGGAGAAGTCCCCACCCAATGCGGCAAAACTGTTCTTGAAGTGCAGTGTACTGATAATCTGTTCGTCCATTGCAGGTTAATAAAGTGTCTTGGCAAAAAGTGACGGGGCAGGTTTTGAGGCCGCTGCTTTACGGTGTTTTCGTTGCCGGTTTGTCCCGGTTACTGTAACAGCTGTCTGCCGGTTGTATCACCCCGGTGACCTGTTACTGCGTTAAATACGCTTAAAAACTGGCTATCCGCCGCAAGGGGTATGATAATTTGCCCAGCAAACAGGGGAGCTCTATAGATGCCTATGAACCCGGCATTGCAACTGACAGCAGAAGAGCTGGAAAAAAAGGTCGCTTCACTGCATTTTTTCAAGGAAGTCGGCCGTCACGATCCGGAGCAGCTGCAGATACTGATTCAGCAGTCCCACCTCTATTCGGTAGCACCTGGCGAGACGTTCCTCAAGGCCGGTGAGCAGGGCAGCTGGATGTACTTCCTGATGCGGGGAAAATTGCTGGTGTGCGATCCGCTTGATCACAGCAAAGTGATCGGGGTTTTGATTCCGGGGGATGTGTTTGGCGAAATTGCCGTGATTACCGGTCATAAAAGAACACAGGATATCGTTGCTCCGGGCCTGATTCGTGAAGCCGTTGTGTTCGCAACGGACTTTGCCTGCCTGCATGCCAAGCCTGAGCACAATCCGTTGACGCTGCCGACGAAACTGATTGTCTATCGGCAGATTGTACATATCCTCCGCTGGCGTATAGAGCTCTATCGCTCACGGTTTCCCGATCACCCGATGGTACGGGTACCGTTTAACCTTATCCACCGTTCTCCCGCTGGTGATACAGAAGAGGAATTGCAGGAGCAGCGAGACTACGCCCTGTTTCTGGCTGACCGCCTTCAGCAGCTCAATACAAAACTCGGGCCGATCAACAATGATGTTGGAGATGTCTTGAGTTGAAGCTCCCCGTGATTCGCGTTTCATCCTTTTACTCGCTCGGCTACCATGGCTGTTGCGGTGCAGAATGGTCTGCATGCGATTTGTGCTGCTCTGTGGGAGAACATAATTGAATGCCAATGTGAAAATCGCACTGGTGATCCTGGTGTTAATCATCGTCTGGTTTGTCAGTGGATTGGTGACGGGTAATAGCGAGTCCACACCAGCGGACGATCCGGTGGTTACTAGTGAGCTGACCAAGGTCAGGGTTCGCTGGGTAGAGGCAGAGGACTATTCTCGCCAGATTTCCGCTCGGGGCAGAACGGTGCCCAATCGCCATGTGATTCTGCGGGCCGAGGTCAGCGGCAGGGTGGTAGCGGTTCCCGCTGATAAAGGGCAAGTAGTTCATGAAGGGGATACTATCTGTGAGCTCGCCAAGGAAGACCGCGAACAGCGGGTTCTGGAAGCCCAGGCAATGGTCGCTCAGGCGGAAATCGACTATCGCGGTGCCTTGAAGCTGAAAGAAAAGGGCTATCAGTCTGATTCGGCCATTGCCCAGGCCAATGCGCGTCTGGAAAGCGCCAGAGCAGCACTTCGTCTGACGGAAATTCATTTAGCCAATACCCGTATTGCGGCCCCTTTTGCCGGTTTTGTCGACGACCGGCCCGTAGAGGTGGGCGACTACATGGACCGCAACCATATCTGTGCCGAGATAGTGGAAATGAACCCGCTGAAAGTGGTTGCGCGCCTTTCGGAACGCGAAGTCGTTCGTGCGGAGGTCGGTGGTAAGGCCTCGGTCCGGCTGGCTACGGGGCAGTTGGTGACTGGTGAGGTGACCTATCTCAGCCATCTGGCCGAACCGCAAACCCGCACCTATGAAATGGAGATCACCCTGCCGAACCCTTCCTTTCAGCTTCGCGCCGGTGTGGCCAGTCAGGTGATGGTGGCTACTCAAGTATTTCAGGCCCACCGTGTGCCGGCATCTCTGCTGGCCCTGGGTGATGGTGGTGAACTTGGCTTGAAAGTCATTGATCGGGATGATCGGGTGGATTTTGTCCTGATTGATCTGATCGGTGATGACGGTGAGGGCGTGTGGGTTGCCGGGCTACCGGAGCGCACCCGTGTCATTACCGTCGGGCAGGAATATGTCTCTGCGGGTGAACAGGTGGTGGCAGAAGAGGAAGAAGCACATCCTGTTGCAGAGGTTCAGTCTATCCAATGAAGCTTCTCGAGCAGGCTATCAGTCGCGCCAGAGCCACCGTATCCATTCTGCTGTTTGTATTGATTGCCGGCGTGGTCGCCCGTTACCTGATCAGTGTTGACCTGAATCCCGATGTGACCGTGCCGGTGGTGATGGTGACGGTGACGCATCAGGGTATTTCGCCAGAAGACGCCAATCGCTTGCTGGTCAAGCCGATGGAAATCGAATTGAAATCACTGGACGGGGTGGAAGAGCTCACTACCCGTGCCCAGGAAGGCTCGGCTTTTGCAGTTGTGGAATTTGAGATCGATATTGATATCAGTGCCGCACTGGCGGATGTGCGTGAGGCGGTGAACCGGGCCAAGGCGGAATTCCCCAATGATACGGATGAGCCGATCGTCAACGAGCTGTCGGCATCCCCCGAGCCGACCCTGGTGATTGCCTTTTCCGGCGAACAGCTCACCGAGCGCGAGTTGTTTCACATTGTCCGCAATTTGCGGCTGGAGATAGAATCCCTGCCAGAAATTCTGCAGGCGAATCTGTCGGGTGATCGTGAGGAGGTGGTTGAAGTCCTGCTGAAACCCTCTGCACTTGAACACTACAACATCACGGCTGATGAACTGTTGAAAACCGTGGCGGCCAATAACCTGCTGGTTCCGAGTGGTGAGTACGACACGGCCAGCGGTCGTTTTGGGGTCAAGGTGCCGGGTCTTATCGAGGGGAGAGAAGACCTGATGGGTCTGCCGGTGAAGTCCAACTCAGAGGGGGTCGTCACACTGGCAGATGTGGCTGATGTTCGCCGTACCTTTAAGGATCCCACCACCTTTAGTCATATCAATGGTCGGCAGGCCATGGCCATTGAGGTGTTTAAACGCAACCAGGCCAATGCCATCAAGTCTGTCGCCTCGGTCAAGGCTCTGGTAGAAGGTTCTGCCGACACCCTGCCCCGGGGCGTCCAGATCGACTATATTTTTGACGCGTCTGATTTCGCTCTGCAAATGGTCAATGAGTTGCAGGGCAACATTCTCACTGCTGTTGCTCTGGTGATGGTAGTGGTGGTGGCCGCACTGGGTTTGCGCTCCGGGTTGCTGGTGAGTCTCGGTATTCCCTTTTCACTGTTTGGTGCAACGATTGTTGTCTACCTGCTCGGTTACAGTTTTAATTTCATGGTGATTTTCGGACTGTTGCTGGCGCTGGGGATGCTGATTGATGGGGCCATTGTGGTGGTGGAATACGCTGATCAGAAAACCCTCTCGGGTATGTCGCTGCGTGATGCCTATGTGACAGCAGTGCGCCGTATGTTTATGCCGGTGGTTGCTTCGACTGCAACGACGCTGGCCGTTTTTTTACCGCTTATGCTCTGGCCGGGGGTCGTAGGAGAATTCATGTCCTACCTGCCAGTGACGGTTTTTGCGGTGCTCAGTTGGTCTCTGTTGTACGCACTGTTATTTGTGCCGGTACTGGGGGTGCTGTTTGGCCGAAAAAAAGCTCAGCTGGCCCCGACAACCGACGCCCCGATCAGGGGCAAGGCTTATCTTGGTAAGCTTGGCACTGCCTACGGCAAGTTTATTGGCTGGGCTCTGGCGCAGCCAGTATTGACGATAGTTTCGGTGCTGCTGCTGTTGGTGACGATTTTTGTGCTCTACGGCACGTTTGGTCGTGGGGTGGACTTTTTTGTGGAGACCGAAGACCGCTACGGGATTGTGTCTGTGCAGGCACAGGGCAATTTGACCATAGCCGATATGGCGCGATTGTCCCGGGAAGTCGAACTTCGGGTAATGGCGGTACCCCATGTAAAAACCGTGTACGCGGCAAGCCGGGGCAGCAGCATTGGTGGCAACCTTGAGCGAGCCAAAGATCAGATCAGTAATATCCTGGTAGAGTTGGGGCGGGCCAGTGATCGCGACCGCACCAGCCGCGAAGTCTATGCTGATGTTCGTCGTGCTGTGGCTGGTATGGCGGGTATTGATGTGACGGTTAATCCGGTTCAGGGTGGTCCGCCGGTGGGTAAGGACATCCAGTTGCAGCTTTCTTCCTCCAATCGGGGAATTATGCGGGAGGAAGCCCGCCGGATTCGCTATTACCTGGAAAATCAGATGACCGGTTTGCGGGATGTCGAGGACACCCTGCCTTTGCCTGGCATTGAGTGGGAGCTGGTGGTCGATCGCGCCGAAGCAGCTATGTTGGGCGTCGATACCCTGCAGGTGGGCAACATGGTGCAGTTGGTGACCAATGGCATCAAGATTGGTGAATTCCGGCCCGATGATGCGGAAGAGGAGGTGGAAATCCGGGTGCGGTATCCGGCGGCGGACCGCGGTCTGTTTGCTCTGGATGAACTGCGGGTTACAACGCCTTCCGGAGCCGTGCCAGTCAGTACTTTTGTTGAACGCAAACCCCGGCCACGGCTGGACAGCATCCAGCGGATCGACCGGAGTGATGTGTTGTTTGTGAAGGCCAATGCCGAAGATGGCGTGTTGCCGGATGACAAAGTGAAGGAAATCGCCGCCTGGCTGAAAACCGCTGACATTAATCCTGCGGTGAAAATTGCTTTTCGGGGCGCCAACGAGGAGCAGGAAGACTCTATTGCATTTCTCGGTGTGGCCTTTCTGATGGCGCTGTTTTTGATGCTGATCCTGATGGTCATGCAATTCAACAGCTTCTACCAGGCGTTCCTGATTCTGTCGGCCGTGGTGATGTCCACGGCTGGTGTATTATTAGGTTTGCTGGTGATGCAACAACCGCTGAGTGTCTTGATGTCGGGTATCGGCATCGTGGCGCTTGCCGGTATCGTGGTGAACAATAATATTGTGCTGATTGATACCTACAATCATCTGCGCCGGGAGGATAGTCGTCTGAGCGCATTGGATGCTGCTGTCTCGTCCGCGATTACCCGGCTTCGTCCGGTATTGTTGACCACGGTCACAACAGCGGTGGGATTGCTGCCATTGGCCTGTAGTGTCAGTCTGGACTTTATTCACCGACAGATCGAGGTAAACGGCGAACTTGCTTCATGGTGGCAGCAATTGGCCGCCGCGATCGTCAATGGCCTGCTGTTCTCGACGATTTTGACACTGGTGTTCACTCCGGCCATGCTGGTACTGCCCGAGTTTGTGCGTGCGCGTGTTATGCCCCGGCTGTCTGGTGTGCCAACTCAGCAGTCTGATTGATGGTGGTCGGTCCTATGAAAAAACTTTTTTCCCTGTTTTTTTACAGTTGGAGCACGGTGGCTTTTCTGGTCTCTCTGGGGGCTCTTCCCGTCTACCGGGACCTCGTCTGGCTGGGGGTTTTACTGTCATCCGGGGCGCCTCTCCTGAATCGTATTCGCCCCTACGATGACGGCTATTCGATCAACCGAAAATTGCGCCAGCCTCTGGTATCCCTGTTCGTTATGTCGGGGGTGGCCTGGGTATTATTGACTGTTGCCGGGGGTGCATGGCCACTGTGGCTGGTGCTGGGCGTTTTGGGCGGTTTTCTGCTCAATACCTACTGGGCCAGTGTCGACGACCATGATCTTCGGGATTGATCCGTGAGTCATATCGCCGGAGACGATACTGCCTTGATGCTTCGCAATCTGCTGGCCGAGGTGCGGTCCTGTACCCTGTGCAGGGATTTGCCGCTGGGGCCGAGGCCAGTGTTGCGTGCGGAGCCGACGGCTCAGGTTCTGGTGATTGGCCAGGCGCCGGGGACCCGGGTGCATGCCAGTGGTATTCCCTGGGGTGATCCCAGTGGCGACCGGTTGCGCCAGTGGCTCGGGGTCAGCAAAACACAGTTTTACAACGCGGGCTTTTTTGCGATTATGCCGATGGGCTTTTGCTATCCGGGACGGGGAAAATCCGGTGATTTGCCACCCAGAGCAGAATGTGCGCCCACCTGGCACGAGGCGATACTGGCCCGGTTGCCGAGGATATCCCTGACCCTGTTGATCGGCCAATATGCCCAGCACTATTATCTCAAGGAGACACAACACCGGACGCTTACTGCACGGGTCCACCACTGGCGTGATTACTTACCTGATACTATGCCTCTGGTCCATCCATCGCCTCGCAACCGATATTGGTTGGCCAAAAACCCGTGGTTTGAGGCTGAACTGGTACCCCGCTTGAAACAAGAGATTGCAGTGAGACTTCAACATACGTAAAACGCTGTTTGCCGATTGAGCCATTTTTTAGTGGTTTGTTGAGCTACACCGATATCAGGGAATAGACATGAGTAACCAGTTTCTCGATCGATCAAATTTTATTCGTGTGCCGGTGAGCGGGTTGAAACTGGGCATGCTGGTGACTGAGTTGGATCGCCCGTGGCTGGAAACACCGTTTTTGTTACAGGGTTTTGTGATACGTCACCCCTCTGAAATTCGCAAACTGCAGGAATACTGTGATTACGTGTTTGTGGAAAAGGAGGGTCGCCTTTGGGGCGAAAAGAAAGATCCGTTCAGAGCCAGTTTCGGTCGTTCAAAGCGAAGCGCTGCCAGTCCAGGTGGTAATGCTCTGCACAAAAGAGCCCGCGTTGATAATGATAGCGGTTCGCTGATTCAGGCAATGAATACCCGGCCGGAATACCCGGCGCAGAACACGGTGGAGAATGAGCACCCCGTGGCACGCAGAGCCTATGAGGCGGCTCACAGCCAGGTGGAAGATCTGCTGGAGCAGGCCAGGCTCGGCAATGTTCTGGATACGCAGGGTGCCAAGGATGTGGTAGGCAATTGCATTGACAGTATCCTGCGCAATCCCAGTGCGTTGTTATGGATGGTAAAAATCAAGCACATGGATTACTACACCATGGAGCATTGCCTGAATGTCTGTATCCTTGCCATCGCGTTTGGTCGTCATCTCCGGCTACCGGAAAATGAGTTGATTAATCTTGGGGTTGGTGGTCTGTTGCACGATGTGGGCAAGATGCAGATACCGGACAAGATTCTCAATAAGCCAGGCAAGCTGACTGAAGAGGAGTTTGTCATAATGAAGGCTCACCCCGAGGAAGGACGGAAACTGTTAATGAAGTCTCAGGGTAGTCTCAGTTCTGCTATTGATGTAGCCATCAATCACCACGAGCGAATGGATGGCAAGGGCTACCCTCGCGGACTGTTTGCCCACGAGTTGTCCAGTTATGCCCGTATCATTGCCATTGTGGATGCTTTTGATGCCATGACAAGTGAGCGCTGTTATGACAAAGCCAGGTCTACTCTGGAGTCGCTGAAGGAAATTTATCGGCATCGAGGAACTCATTTTGATGAGGCCCTGGCGCTGGAATTTATTCAGCTGATGGGGCCCTACCCACCGGGCACGATTGTGGAATTAGGCAATGGCTATGTCGGCATTGTGCTCTCTTCACAAATCAAAAAACGCCACTTGCCCAACGTCAAGCTGGTACTCGACAATAATAAACAGCCTGTTTTTGAGGAATTTATAGATCTGCTGGATGTGGAGCGCGGTACGGTGCCCCGTGAATGGCTGATTCACCGGGTGTTAAAAGACGGTGAACATGGGGTATTCCTGAAAGATTATCCAGTAAAAACGGCTGAAGCCAGTCACGCTTCGGAAAATCCTGGGTTCCAGGGCGATCGGGATTGATCGCAACAGTTGGCGGATCAGGGAAATATTTCCAGAGGTATGGCCTGTGCCAATCAATCCGCAGCCGGATTTTCCCGGTTGCTGGCGCGGGGTGTGTAACAGATTTCACTGATCAGCCACTGAGCCGTAGTGCCCTTGATGGCCAGAGATATCTCATCATCTAGGCGCTTGCCCAGGAGTTGTCGTCCCAGTGGTGAATCAATGCTGATTTTATGTTGTGCGGGATCGATTTCATCGGCGCCCACCAGTCTGAAGCAATGTTGGTTCCCATGCACATCTTCGAGGGTGACCCAGGCGCCGAAGTAAATCCTGTCACGGTCTTCGGGTTGTCGGTCCACGACGGTGATTTCATCGAGCCGTTTGCTCAGATAGCGTACCCGACGATCAATTTCCCGAAGTCGTTTTTTGCCGTAAATGTAATCACCATTCTCCGAGCGGTCGCCATTTTTGGCGGCCTCATGGACTACGGCCGTGACCACAGGACGCTCGACTTTCCAAAGTTTGTGCAGCTCTTCCCGCAATGCCCGAGCGCCTTCCGGTGTGATATAGGGTGCGCTTCTGGTGACGGGTGGCCGGTATCTGCCCATGGGTTAGCGGTCTATTCCTGAAGGTTGTCTATGGAAATGGCCGGCAGTTTATCCGCGGGGTTAAAGCCGAAAACTTTGCCGTAAAAATACAGCTCTGCCTCAAGTGCCTGGTGGATTGTCTCCGCCTTTCTGAAACCGTGGCCCTCTTCGGCAAAGGGCAGATAGGCCACGGGCAGGTGTTTTTCTTTCAGTGCGTTGACCATGGTCAACGCTTGCTCCGGTGGTACTACCCGGTCGTCCATCCCCTGGAAAAATATCACCGGGCAATGAAACTTCTCCGCGTGGTAAAGCGGGGAGCGGTCACGATAGACCGACTGTTTTTCCGGATAGGGACCCACCAGACGGTTGAGGTAGCGGGACTCGAATTTATGGGTATCGCGAGCCAGTGTTTCGAGGTCGCCAATACCGT is a window from the Porticoccus hydrocarbonoclasticus MCTG13d genome containing:
- a CDS encoding DUF1622 domain-containing protein, coding for MALTEIISLAGYAIEAAGVLVVMIGSVLSTINFLRGYRHQSEGIAYRVYRRQLGRSIILGLEFLIAGDIIRTVIVETSLENVAVLGLIILIRTFLSLTLHLEIEGRWPWQPEDKGSAK
- a CDS encoding protein adenylyltransferase SelO; translation: MDEQIISTLHFKNSFAALGGDFSTPVTPSGIENPWLVSVNEDAAELLGIDTAELQQDWFLRWCSGNITLPGSAPRAMVYSGHQFGSYVPRLGDGRGLLLGEVDGPRGKWDVHLKGAGQTPYSRFGDGRAVLRSSIREYLCSETLHGLGIATTRALSIAASNEPVYRETTEQAAMLIRLARSHVRFGSFEYFHHRGETEQVQILADHVIEQHLPELAGCNDCYLGMFRHAVHSTARLIAQWQAVGFAHGVMNTDNMSIIGDTLDYGPFGFLDGYNPEFICNHSDHGGRYAFKRQPIIGLWNCNALANALTSLLSVEALTEVLEEYEPLFFDNLLQLHRQKLGLVTAEKDDQSLIDDLLTAMTANNVDYTIFFRKLCAFQEKRANDPLRDLFLDPAAFDGWAKRYRQRLLRESEQHSAAERRQAMLKTNPKYVLRNYMAEIAIRKAEDDGDYREIDRLLKLLQTPFDEHPDCEEYARHPPAWSQQLSVSCSS
- a CDS encoding cyclic nucleotide-binding domain-containing protein, which gives rise to MPMNPALQLTAEELEKKVASLHFFKEVGRHDPEQLQILIQQSHLYSVAPGETFLKAGEQGSWMYFLMRGKLLVCDPLDHSKVIGVLIPGDVFGEIAVITGHKRTQDIVAPGLIREAVVFATDFACLHAKPEHNPLTLPTKLIVYRQIVHILRWRIELYRSRFPDHPMVRVPFNLIHRSPAGDTEEELQEQRDYALFLADRLQQLNTKLGPINNDVGDVLS
- a CDS encoding efflux RND transporter periplasmic adaptor subunit, translated to MNANVKIALVILVLIIVWFVSGLVTGNSESTPADDPVVTSELTKVRVRWVEAEDYSRQISARGRTVPNRHVILRAEVSGRVVAVPADKGQVVHEGDTICELAKEDREQRVLEAQAMVAQAEIDYRGALKLKEKGYQSDSAIAQANARLESARAALRLTEIHLANTRIAAPFAGFVDDRPVEVGDYMDRNHICAEIVEMNPLKVVARLSEREVVRAEVGGKASVRLATGQLVTGEVTYLSHLAEPQTRTYEMEITLPNPSFQLRAGVASQVMVATQVFQAHRVPASLLALGDGGELGLKVIDRDDRVDFVLIDLIGDDGEGVWVAGLPERTRVITVGQEYVSAGEQVVAEEEEAHPVAEVQSIQ
- a CDS encoding efflux RND transporter permease subunit; translation: MKLLEQAISRARATVSILLFVLIAGVVARYLISVDLNPDVTVPVVMVTVTHQGISPEDANRLLVKPMEIELKSLDGVEELTTRAQEGSAFAVVEFEIDIDISAALADVREAVNRAKAEFPNDTDEPIVNELSASPEPTLVIAFSGEQLTERELFHIVRNLRLEIESLPEILQANLSGDREEVVEVLLKPSALEHYNITADELLKTVAANNLLVPSGEYDTASGRFGVKVPGLIEGREDLMGLPVKSNSEGVVTLADVADVRRTFKDPTTFSHINGRQAMAIEVFKRNQANAIKSVASVKALVEGSADTLPRGVQIDYIFDASDFALQMVNELQGNILTAVALVMVVVVAALGLRSGLLVSLGIPFSLFGATIVVYLLGYSFNFMVIFGLLLALGMLIDGAIVVVEYADQKTLSGMSLRDAYVTAVRRMFMPVVASTATTLAVFLPLMLWPGVVGEFMSYLPVTVFAVLSWSLLYALLFVPVLGVLFGRKKAQLAPTTDAPIRGKAYLGKLGTAYGKFIGWALAQPVLTIVSVLLLLVTIFVLYGTFGRGVDFFVETEDRYGIVSVQAQGNLTIADMARLSREVELRVMAVPHVKTVYAASRGSSIGGNLERAKDQISNILVELGRASDRDRTSREVYADVRRAVAGMAGIDVTVNPVQGGPPVGKDIQLQLSSSNRGIMREEARRIRYYLENQMTGLRDVEDTLPLPGIEWELVVDRAEAAMLGVDTLQVGNMVQLVTNGIKIGEFRPDDAEEEVEIRVRYPAADRGLFALDELRVTTPSGAVPVSTFVERKPRPRLDSIQRIDRSDVLFVKANAEDGVLPDDKVKEIAAWLKTADINPAVKIAFRGANEEQEDSIAFLGVAFLMALFLMLILMVMQFNSFYQAFLILSAVVMSTAGVLLGLLVMQQPLSVLMSGIGIVALAGIVVNNNIVLIDTYNHLRREDSRLSALDAAVSSAITRLRPVLLTTVTTAVGLLPLACSVSLDFIHRQIEVNGELASWWQQLAAAIVNGLLFSTILTLVFTPAMLVLPEFVRARVMPRLSGVPTQQSD
- a CDS encoding uracil-DNA glycosylase family protein translates to MSHIAGDDTALMLRNLLAEVRSCTLCRDLPLGPRPVLRAEPTAQVLVIGQAPGTRVHASGIPWGDPSGDRLRQWLGVSKTQFYNAGFFAIMPMGFCYPGRGKSGDLPPRAECAPTWHEAILARLPRISLTLLIGQYAQHYYLKETQHRTLTARVHHWRDYLPDTMPLVHPSPRNRYWLAKNPWFEAELVPRLKQEIAVRLQHT
- a CDS encoding HD-GYP domain-containing protein, giving the protein MSNQFLDRSNFIRVPVSGLKLGMLVTELDRPWLETPFLLQGFVIRHPSEIRKLQEYCDYVFVEKEGRLWGEKKDPFRASFGRSKRSAASPGGNALHKRARVDNDSGSLIQAMNTRPEYPAQNTVENEHPVARRAYEAAHSQVEDLLEQARLGNVLDTQGAKDVVGNCIDSILRNPSALLWMVKIKHMDYYTMEHCLNVCILAIAFGRHLRLPENELINLGVGGLLHDVGKMQIPDKILNKPGKLTEEEFVIMKAHPEEGRKLLMKSQGSLSSAIDVAINHHERMDGKGYPRGLFAHELSSYARIIAIVDAFDAMTSERCYDKARSTLESLKEIYRHRGTHFDEALALEFIQLMGPYPPGTIVELGNGYVGIVLSSQIKKRHLPNVKLVLDNNKQPVFEEFIDLLDVERGTVPREWLIHRVLKDGEHGVFLKDYPVKTAEASHASENPGFQGDRD
- the greB gene encoding transcription elongation factor GreB, producing the protein MGRYRPPVTRSAPYITPEGARALREELHKLWKVERPVVTAVVHEAAKNGDRSENGDYIYGKKRLREIDRRVRYLSKRLDEITVVDRQPEDRDRIYFGAWVTLEDVHGNQHCFRLVGADEIDPAQHKISIDSPLGRQLLGKRLDDEISLAIKGTTAQWLISEICYTPRASNRENPAAD